Proteins encoded in a region of the Methylosinus trichosporium OB3b genome:
- a CDS encoding putative 2OG-Fe(II) oxygenase: MQWMEIEPPKARRISRRAATKVLRAAVDAAADRPALRERLGAALMDEGRHGEAIAALRASAAAEPSGFTSWGRLAQCHLAIGEPAAALDICERAQGRGVARARGGALEALGRPEDALREYARAFAEDDADALALEAALRLLSHASDAEPLLAFCAALPATRRFDAQRLAFRALAYSRLGRTQEARALIDPDRHVMLFRFVPPAALGAVDLFNRRLAAFLLANMGQTPTPRPDCVIDGGLPQRRDPLLLALREFFRRSFDGYIAAMPALGLHGPAPAAGRIEEVVVFLRGAGRNGEHVHPGGYVSGVYYVEAPSSVLAGSDLRGRLALGQCERLTGGHRPAWSVRHVAPEPGTLVVFPSHMFHDVVPTRSEALRIAIGLDVRPCGEESEEPT, encoded by the coding sequence ATGCAGTGGATGGAGATCGAGCCCCCGAAAGCGCGTCGCATTTCGCGACGCGCGGCGACAAAGGTCCTGCGCGCCGCCGTCGACGCCGCGGCCGACCGGCCGGCGCTGCGCGAGCGGCTCGGCGCGGCGCTGATGGACGAGGGTCGGCATGGCGAGGCCATCGCCGCCTTGCGCGCGAGCGCGGCGGCGGAGCCGAGCGGCTTCACCTCATGGGGGCGGCTGGCGCAATGCCATCTCGCGATCGGCGAGCCGGCGGCGGCGCTCGACATCTGCGAGCGGGCGCAGGGGCGCGGCGTCGCGCGGGCGCGCGGCGGAGCGCTGGAGGCGCTCGGGCGGCCCGAGGACGCGCTGAGAGAATATGCGCGCGCCTTCGCCGAGGACGACGCCGACGCATTGGCGCTGGAGGCGGCGCTGCGCCTCCTCAGCCACGCCTCCGACGCCGAGCCGCTGCTGGCATTTTGCGCGGCGCTGCCGGCGACGCGGCGCTTCGACGCTCAGCGCCTCGCCTTCCGGGCGCTCGCCTATAGCCGGCTCGGCCGGACGCAGGAGGCGCGCGCCCTGATCGACCCCGATCGTCATGTCATGCTCTTCCGCTTCGTGCCGCCGGCGGCGCTCGGCGCCGTCGATCTGTTCAACAGGCGCCTCGCCGCCTTTTTGCTGGCGAATATGGGCCAGACGCCGACGCCGCGGCCCGATTGCGTGATCGACGGCGGCCTTCCGCAAAGGCGCGATCCGCTCCTGCTGGCGCTGCGCGAGTTCTTTCGCCGCTCCTTCGACGGCTATATCGCCGCAATGCCGGCGCTCGGCCTTCACGGGCCGGCGCCCGCGGCGGGACGCATCGAGGAAGTGGTCGTCTTCCTGCGCGGCGCGGGCCGCAATGGCGAGCATGTCCATCCGGGCGGCTATGTGTCCGGCGTCTATTACGTCGAGGCGCCCTCGAGCGTCCTCGCGGGCTCTGATCTGCGCGGCCGTCTCGCGCTCGGCCAATGCGAGAGGCTGACGGGCGGCCACCGGCCGGCGTGGAGCGTCCGCCATGTCGCGCCCGAGCCGGGGACGCTCGTCGTCTTCCCCTCCCATATGTTCCACGACGTCGTTCCGACGCGCAGCGAGGCGCTGCGCATCGCCATCGGCCTCGACGTTCGGCCCTGTGGAGAAGAAAGCGAGGAGCCGACATGA
- a CDS encoding putative 2OG-Fe(II) oxygenase produces MTATTIRLETAKRLTARQELELTRAAHARNAASRELRRRLAWLLNACDRYSETVALLAGAADLDFGEAMLRTNALLALETHEATREAIVSADCAFALADADRRRAAALADRGKAEMRLGDVRAERTLREALALDPHNKDACKRLAALCFSTREPGAALALAEALVAQGVGHSRVLAAQVLALARLGRIEEAREAEARERLQLVSRLSPPPGWASRQAFDAALAAELVAHPGLHLERYGSASHRTWRIDSTISHFAPLAQQLLARIATIAERHVATLAAAVDHAMIRVRPPELVLHSWCVITDEDGYETWHVHQHGWLSGVYYVATPPGIAEARDERGHIAFGLPEDLVGEEAARAFGSGLVRPEPGLMMLFPAHCYHRTYPHRASGRRICVAFDFRPA; encoded by the coding sequence ATGACCGCGACCACCATTCGACTCGAGACGGCGAAGCGCTTGACCGCGCGCCAGGAGCTGGAGCTCACGCGCGCCGCTCATGCGCGCAACGCCGCCTCGCGCGAGCTGCGCCGGCGTCTCGCCTGGCTGCTGAACGCCTGCGATCGGTATTCGGAGACCGTCGCGCTTCTGGCCGGGGCCGCGGACCTCGATTTCGGGGAGGCGATGCTGCGGACCAATGCGTTGCTGGCGCTCGAGACCCATGAGGCGACGCGCGAGGCGATCGTCTCCGCCGATTGCGCTTTCGCGCTCGCCGATGCGGATCGCCGCCGCGCCGCCGCGCTCGCCGACCGGGGAAAGGCCGAGATGCGGCTCGGCGACGTCCGCGCCGAGCGCACGCTCCGAGAGGCGCTGGCCCTCGATCCGCACAACAAGGACGCGTGCAAACGTCTCGCCGCGCTGTGCTTCTCCACGCGGGAGCCCGGCGCGGCCCTGGCGCTGGCCGAGGCTCTCGTCGCGCAGGGCGTCGGTCATTCGCGGGTGCTGGCGGCGCAGGTGCTGGCGCTCGCGCGGCTCGGCCGGATCGAGGAGGCGCGCGAGGCGGAGGCGCGGGAGCGTCTGCAGCTGGTCTCGCGCCTGTCGCCCCCTCCCGGCTGGGCGAGTCGGCAGGCGTTCGACGCGGCGCTCGCCGCCGAGCTCGTCGCCCATCCCGGGCTGCATCTCGAACGTTATGGATCGGCCTCGCATCGGACCTGGCGCATCGACAGCACGATCTCGCATTTCGCGCCGCTGGCGCAGCAGCTTCTCGCCCGCATAGCGACGATCGCCGAGCGCCACGTCGCGACGCTCGCCGCCGCCGTCGATCATGCGATGATCCGCGTCCGCCCGCCCGAGCTGGTCCTGCACAGCTGGTGCGTGATCACCGACGAGGACGGCTACGAAACCTGGCACGTCCATCAGCACGGCTGGCTGAGCGGCGTGTATTATGTCGCGACGCCGCCGGGAATCGCCGAAGCTCGCGACGAACGCGGCCATATCGCCTTCGGCCTTCCGGAGGATCTGGTCGGCGAGGAGGCCGCCCGCGCCTTCGGCTCGGGCCTCGTTCGTCCGGAGCCGGGGCTGATGATGCTGTTCCCCGCCCATTGCTATCACCGCACCTATCCGCATCGCGCCAGCGGCCGCCGCATCTGCGTCGCTTTCGACTTCCGGCCGGCGTGA
- a CDS encoding asparagine synthetase B family protein: protein MDLKSGLYGVVRLDGGPVEAADCAALGLTRATGSFVAAGVDRVDPRAVHRADAGGCCCILLGYLDEPQELAVRLGLPVDSGFALLAAAAHARFGAEAPAHMLGEWSCLVWRAEERRLALMTSRALRDPVLHARKGASVVLAPSIHALRRLPWMPNDIDPEGFAATMARHRAVRPFNTRSLLRGVEALPPGACVTFDAGGTQLRRIGAPVAAPPFAGSFADALAEAETLLRQILRQRLARHGGLAVMLSGGLDSSTLAVVAAAERAAGQRLTLLTSAAPEESGLPDETPFARIVADRLGLPLTLVRPSPQARLFRPSRRHCLARNDPTRATWHHLYEAFFVASGAAGHAELIDGSGGEYTFTAAFPLATPAYRLRRALRRLRDHVDPRRGAPHWPEDGFNVRLAPGLLSGLPSHLEETWRRPWSAEPAFDPRGRWGYCQGVEKLDNSPSETMIGAARIVPPFRDQRLLQLFSGFPARYSNHGGASRAPARALLDGRLPDSIRLRRSGLAFCPDFYPRLAAEAPEARTRLLAFRRAGIGEWLDLDWLDQRLARLDAEPRPPVAEAFRIQITANVAEFLLAWNEGADALE from the coding sequence ATGGATTTGAAGAGCGGATTATACGGCGTCGTCCGCCTCGACGGCGGGCCTGTGGAGGCCGCGGATTGCGCTGCTCTCGGTCTGACGCGCGCGACGGGCTCCTTTGTCGCCGCCGGCGTGGACCGCGTCGATCCTCGCGCCGTGCATCGCGCTGATGCGGGCGGATGCTGCTGCATATTGCTCGGCTATCTCGATGAGCCGCAGGAGCTCGCCGTCCGCCTCGGCCTGCCGGTCGACTCCGGCTTCGCGCTTCTGGCGGCGGCCGCTCATGCGCGCTTCGGCGCCGAGGCGCCCGCGCATATGCTCGGCGAATGGTCCTGCCTCGTCTGGCGCGCCGAGGAGCGGCGTCTCGCGCTGATGACCTCGCGGGCGCTGCGTGATCCGGTGCTCCATGCGCGCAAGGGCGCGAGCGTCGTCCTCGCGCCCTCCATCCATGCGCTGCGCCGCCTTCCCTGGATGCCGAACGACATCGACCCGGAGGGCTTTGCGGCGACCATGGCCCGCCATCGCGCGGTGCGTCCGTTCAACACCCGCAGCCTGCTGCGCGGGGTGGAGGCCCTGCCGCCTGGCGCCTGCGTGACCTTCGATGCGGGTGGGACGCAGCTGCGTCGCATCGGCGCTCCAGTGGCGGCTCCGCCTTTCGCCGGCTCCTTCGCGGACGCGCTCGCCGAGGCCGAGACATTGCTGCGCCAGATCCTGCGCCAGCGTCTCGCGCGTCACGGCGGGCTGGCGGTCATGCTCAGCGGCGGCCTCGATTCCTCGACGCTCGCCGTCGTGGCGGCGGCGGAGCGCGCCGCGGGGCAGAGGCTGACGCTGCTGACCTCGGCGGCGCCCGAGGAAAGCGGCCTGCCCGACGAGACGCCCTTCGCGCGCATCGTCGCCGATCGTCTCGGCCTGCCGCTCACTCTGGTGCGCCCATCGCCTCAGGCGCGGCTGTTCCGGCCGTCGCGCCGCCATTGTCTCGCGCGCAATGATCCGACCCGCGCGACCTGGCATCATTTATACGAAGCCTTTTTCGTAGCGAGCGGCGCCGCCGGCCATGCGGAGCTGATCGACGGCTCGGGCGGCGAATATACATTCACCGCCGCCTTCCCCTTGGCGACGCCGGCCTATCGCTTGCGCCGCGCTCTGCGGCGGCTGCGCGATCATGTCGATCCGCGTCGCGGAGCTCCACACTGGCCCGAGGATGGCTTCAATGTGCGGCTGGCGCCGGGGCTGCTTTCCGGCCTGCCGTCGCATCTCGAGGAGACATGGCGCCGCCCCTGGAGCGCCGAGCCGGCCTTCGATCCGCGCGGCCGCTGGGGCTATTGCCAGGGCGTCGAGAAGCTCGACAACAGCCCGAGCGAGACGATGATCGGCGCCGCGCGAATTGTCCCACCCTTTCGCGACCAGCGGCTGCTGCAGCTCTTCTCGGGCTTTCCAGCGCGCTACTCCAACCATGGCGGCGCATCCCGCGCCCCGGCGCGCGCGCTGCTCGACGGACGGCTTCCCGATTCGATCCGTCTGCGCCGGTCGGGCCTGGCGTTCTGTCCGGATTTCTATCCGCGCCTCGCCGCGGAGGCGCCGGAGGCGCGGACGCGCCTGCTCGCCTTCCGCCGCGCGGGAATCGGCGAATGGCTCGATCTCGACTGGCTCGACCAGCGGCTCGCGCGTCTCGACGCCGAGCCCCGCCCGCCGGTCGCCGAGGCGTTCCGCATTCAGATCACCGCCAATGTCGCCGAATTCCTGCTCGCCTGGAACGAGGGCGCCGACGCTCTGGAGTGA
- a CDS encoding phage tail protein has protein sequence MAELYLGQIIQGGWNFAPAHTALCNGQLVPIQQNSALFALLGTTFGGNGVNNFALPDLRGRTPVHWGQGPGLSNYVIGQQAGVETETLLSTNLPAHNHSATFTSTSSFNASGVQPKASLQTPDNGTVLGHAVDLNQTGSAPAIYCPAGTATTIPLGGLNVAGTVTVGATGGNVPISTLQPYLAITFVITLTGIFPSRS, from the coding sequence ATGGCGGAACTCTACTTAGGCCAGATCATCCAGGGCGGTTGGAATTTCGCGCCCGCGCACACCGCGCTCTGCAACGGCCAGCTCGTGCCCATCCAGCAGAACTCCGCGCTGTTCGCGCTGCTGGGCACCACCTTCGGCGGCAATGGCGTCAATAATTTCGCTCTGCCGGACCTGCGCGGCCGCACCCCCGTTCATTGGGGCCAGGGTCCGGGATTGTCGAATTACGTGATCGGTCAGCAGGCCGGCGTCGAGACCGAGACGCTGCTGTCGACGAATCTGCCGGCCCATAATCACAGCGCCACCTTCACCTCGACCTCGAGCTTCAATGCGTCGGGCGTCCAGCCCAAGGCCTCGCTGCAGACCCCGGACAATGGAACAGTGCTCGGCCATGCGGTCGACCTCAATCAGACCGGCTCCGCGCCGGCGATCTACTGTCCTGCGGGCACCGCCACGACTATTCCGCTCGGAGGGCTCAATGTCGCCGGCACGGTCACCGTGGGCGCCACCGGCGGCAATGTGCCGATCTCGACGCTGCAGCCCTATCTCGCCATCACCTTTGTCATAACGTTGACTGGTATTTTCCCGTCTCGCAGCTGA
- a CDS encoding phytanoyl-CoA dioxygenase family protein gives MNDPASEAATAAEALDRDGFALLRGAIPAPLLAPLRAAFEAGARASSEWPVPRGADWRHSMLDLDPAVAATCRLPILLAAAHHVLQAPFALVQVEGREPRAGGGGQALHRDAPAAAVVEIVSALAFLDSFGPPNGATRFAPGTHRGAGLALREEDGPPTTILEGEAGDIVVLDVNVLHGATRNIAGAPRRSLLITYAVETARAKFDATRAMRAVRMAPSEIFGA, from the coding sequence ATGAACGATCCTGCATCGGAGGCCGCGACCGCCGCCGAGGCCCTCGACCGGGACGGCTTCGCGCTGCTGCGCGGCGCCATTCCCGCGCCATTGCTCGCGCCGCTGCGCGCCGCCTTCGAGGCGGGGGCGCGCGCCTCGTCGGAGTGGCCGGTCCCGCGCGGCGCCGACTGGCGCCATTCCATGCTCGATCTCGATCCCGCCGTCGCCGCCACCTGCCGTCTGCCGATCCTGCTCGCCGCGGCTCATCATGTCTTGCAGGCTCCCTTCGCGCTCGTCCAGGTCGAAGGGCGCGAGCCGCGCGCCGGCGGCGGCGGACAGGCGCTGCACCGCGACGCGCCGGCGGCCGCAGTAGTGGAGATCGTCTCCGCACTGGCCTTTCTCGATTCGTTCGGGCCGCCCAACGGAGCGACGCGCTTCGCGCCCGGCACGCATCGCGGCGCTGGTCTGGCGCTGCGCGAGGAGGATGGCCCGCCCACCACCATCCTCGAGGGCGAGGCCGGCGACATCGTCGTGCTCGATGTGAATGTGCTGCATGGCGCGACGCGCAACATCGCCGGCGCTCCGCGTCGATCGCTCTTGATCACCTACGCCGTCGAGACCGCGCGCGCGAAATTCGACGCGACCCGCGCCATGCGCGCGGTGCGTATGGCGCCGAGCGAGATCTTCGGCGCGTGA
- a CDS encoding PqqD family protein: protein MSETIWRRDDHWVGSEIEDSLVMINVNTGFYVALNSTAYAVWNALDAPASASEIASKLVELFDVPPDECRAAVVRLLQKMQTLNVAQPVAA from the coding sequence ATGAGCGAGACGATTTGGCGCCGCGACGATCATTGGGTCGGATCCGAGATCGAGGACAGCCTCGTCATGATCAATGTGAACACCGGCTTCTATGTCGCGCTGAACAGCACCGCCTATGCGGTCTGGAACGCTCTGGACGCTCCGGCGAGCGCATCCGAGATCGCATCGAAGCTGGTCGAGCTCTTCGACGTGCCGCCCGATGAATGTCGCGCGGCCGTCGTGCGCCTGTTGCAGAAAATGCAGACGCTCAATGTCGCGCAGCCGGTCGCGGCCTGA